ACAGCGCGGCGGGCTGGGTGCCCGCGTACACCACGCCGGGGGCCTCGGGCCCGGCCGGCTGGAGCTGCCAGACCCGCTCCAGCGAGGTGCCGGTGTGCTCGGGGAAGCGGACCGCGGGGCTGCTCGGCTCCTGCCAACTGGCGCCGAGATCGTCGGACCACCAGACCGACGGGCCCCAGTGGCTGCTGTCGGCGCCGACCAGGATGCGGGGGCGGTCGCCGCGACGGTCGACGGCGACCGAGTAGATCGCGTTCATCGCGAAGTGCGGTCCGGTGAACTCCCAGGCCGCGCGGTCGGGGCTGCGGCCCAGGAACAGGCCCTTCTGCGTGCCGACGGCCAACAGCGTCTCGGTCATGGCGCACCACCTGTGAGTGTCGGGCGGGATCCCGCCCGACAGTCTGCTCCGGGAGGCTCGGCTGCGCACGGCAGCACGCCGGGAATGCGGGCGGCAGCCTTGATGGTTTAGGATTCAACAAGACCGAGAGAAGGAGTTGGATCCGATGGCCTCCACGATCGACATCCGCCGGGCGGACGAGCGGTTCCACACCAGGGCGGGGTGGCTGGAGTCGCACCACTCCTTCTCCTTCTCCCGGCACTGGGACCCGGGCAACACCCACTTCGGCCTGCTGCTGGTCTCCAACGACGACGTGATCGCCCCCGGCACCGGCTTCGACACCCACCCGCACCGGGACATGGAGATCATCACCTGGGTGCTCGACGGCGGCCTGGTCCACCAGGACTCCGAGGGCAACAACGGCGTCATCTACCCCGGTCTGGCCCAGCGGATGAGCGCCGGCGCGGGCATCCTGCACAGCGAGAAGAACGACTCCTGGACGCTCACCGGCGCCCCCGAGCACCGCGACCCGGTCCGCCTGATCCAGATGTGGGTGATCCCCGACACGGCCGGCATCGCCCCCGGCTACGAACAGCTCGACATCAACGACCAGCTCGGCCAAGGTGGTTGGATCACCCTCGCATCCGGCATGACCAAGCACGCCAACCAGCGCGCGATCGGCATCCGGCAGCAGAACGCCGCCCTGCACGTCGCCCGCCTCCGCCCCTCCGAGACCCTCGACACCGTCACCGCCCCGTTCGCCCACCTGTTCGTGGCCCGCGGTGAACTCGCCCTGGAAGGCAGCGGGTTGCTCCACGAGGGCGACGCCGCCCGGATCGGCGCGGCCGAGGGCCAGCGGATCACGGCGGGGCCCGAGGGCGCCGAGGTGCTGCTCTGGGAGATGAACACCGCCGTCGACTTCGCCTGACGGGTCGACCGGAGCGGGATACTAACGGCCCGACCCCGCCGACCAGGTGATCAGGCATATTCTTCGGGACGCTCCGGTCGGCCGGCCCCCGGCGCGGTCAGATCTCGCCGGTGGTCAGCGCCCGGGAGTCCGGGACCTGCTGAACAGGAGCGCGGACGGCGCGCTTGCCGTTGACGATCCACTCGTAGGCCCACTCGGCTGACATCAGGGCGCCCTCCTGCCAGCCGGGGAGGGCGGAGACCTGGTCGCCGATGACGAAGAAGTTGTCCTGGCCCTGGGGGTAGATCAGCGTCGAGTAGAGCTTCTTGTGCGTCGGTAGCTCCGGCTGCCAGTCGGCCCAGGCGCCGAGCTGGTAGGGCACCTTCAGCCAGGCGATCGACATGCCCAGGGCGTCGGGCACGATCGCGTTGCCGGCCAGCTCGTCGTGCAGCTTGGTGCCGCCGGTGCGGGCGACGCCGAGGCGTTCCTCGTGCGGGCGGTCGCCGAGGGTCTCGGCCTTCTGGTACGAGTTGTAGGCGCCGGTCAGGGTGCCCTTGTCGGTGGGGGAGAAGTAGTCGTTGGAGGGATACCAGATCTGGGTGATCTCGTGGTCGACCCAGCTGATGCCGCCGAAGATCTGGTACCGCTCGGACTCCCAGAAGCGGCGGTTGGCCTGCCAGCCGACCTTGCAGGCGGCGGCGAACGGGGTGTCCTGGACCGCCGAGCGGAAGTCGTCGGTGAAGCCGTAGAGGGTGACCTGCTTGCGCAGCACCGAGAGCGGGATGTTGCTCAGGCAGTAGTCGAACCGCTCGACCTTGTTGGCGCCGTTCTCCGTCCAGCCGACGTTCACGCCGGTGCCGTCCAACTGGATACCGAAGACCGGGGTGTTGTACCTGACCGTGCCGGCGGGCAGTGCGGCGGCCGCGTGGCGCCAGGGGTTGTCCATGCCGCCGACCGGCTGGAACGACGTGGTGTGCCAGTCCAGTTTGGCGTCCTGGTAGAAGTTCTGCTTCCAGAACTCGCTGGCCAGCAGGTCCTTGAGGAGCAGCGGATCGACCGGCTCCTCCAGCTGGTTGACGGTCAGGGTCTTCGCCCGGCCGGACCGGGTGGAGCCGACGTACTCCTTCTCCTTCTCGGTGAGTGCGCCGAACTCGATCAGCAGGCTGGTCAGTTGATCGCGCTGGGCCGGGGTCAGCGCGTCGATGCCGGGGGTGGCCTTCGGGATGGCTTGGGCGAGCAGCTGGGCGACGTAGCCCCGGGTGTCGTTGGCGATCCGGCGGTTGGGCCTGGGGGCGCCCCGCCAGGCCTTGTCGGTCTGGAGGAGATTGGCCGTGGTGGTGTGGATGTACGGCTCCAGCGGGACCTTGAGCCTGCGGCAGAAGTCGATCATCCGCTGGTGGTGGTACGGGATGCGGCCCGCACCGAGGTTGAGGTAGAGGTCCTTGTCGAACTGACAGGTCTGGGTGCGGACCGAGCCGTCCGCCCAGACCTCGCTGATCTTGTCGCCGGGGCGGGCCGTGAGGGTCCGTCCGCCGACCCGGCCCTGCGCCTCCAGCACGGTCACCCGGTACCCGGCCTCGGTGAACTTGAGCGCGGCCGCGAGCCCGGCGGGGCCGGCGCCGAGGACCGCCACCGTCCGGCCGTTGCCGACCCGCGGGGCCGGTTTCGCCAGCCCGTCGGTGACGGGCGCGGCCGTGGCCGGGACGGCTCCGGTCATCACCTGCAGCAGGGTGGCCGAGGTGGCGGCGGCCCCGGCCAGGCTCAGAAAGGAACGGCGGGACGGTGCCTCGTCCGGCTGGTGCATCGTGTGCTCCTCCAGGAAGTGTCAACTCGATGTCGAGTCAAGACAGTTCTATGGAGTAGCACACGAACCATCAGTGGGTGTTGCGTGTGCGCACTTTTTCCCACCAACGAGCGAACGGTCACCCCCGCAGGCTCTCCAGCAGCCGGAGCCAGACCTCGCTGATGGTCGGATAAGCGGGAACCGCGTGCCACAGCCGGGCGATCGGGACCTCGCCGACCACGGCGACGGTGGCGGAGTGCAGCAGTTCGGCGACGGCGGGACCGACGAAGGTGACGCCGACGATCACGTCCCGGTCCAGGTCGACCACCATCCGGGCCCGGCCCCGGTAGTCGTCGCCGTAGAGCGAGGCGCCCGCCACGTTGCCGATCTCCTGGTCCACGGCGCGGACCCGCAGCCCGGCCCGTTCGGCCTCGGCGAGACTCAGGCCCACGGAGGCCGCTTCCGGTTCGGTGAACACCACTTGGGGCGCACCCACGGTGTCGGCGGAGGCGGCGTGCGGGCCCCAGCGCGAGGTGTCGACAGCGGTGCCGGCCGCCCGGGCGGCGATCGCCGCGCCGGTGATCCGGGCCTGGTACTTGCCCTGATGGGTCAGCAGCGCCCGGTGGTTGACGTCGCCGGCGGCGTACAGCCAGCCGCCCTCGACGGCCCGCACCAGGCAGGAGTCGTCGACGTCCAGCCAGCTGCCGGGTTCCAGGCCGACCGTCTCCAGGCCGATGTCCTCGGTGCGCGGCACCCGCCCGGTCGCGTACAGCACCTCGTCGGCGAGCACCGTGCCGCCGTCGCCGAGGGTGAGCGTCACCTCGCCGCCGTGCCGGGCCAGTCGGGTCACCTCGGTGTCGAGCCGGACGTCCACCCCGGCGGCCGTCAGCCCGGCGAGGACCAGCTCCCCGGCGAACGGTTCCATCCGGTCCAGCACCCCGCCGCCCCGTACCAGCAGGGTCACCCGGGAGCCCAACCCCTGCCAGGCGGTGGCCATTTCGACCGCCACCACCCCGCCGCCGACCACCGCGAGCCGCCCCGGCACCTTGGCGGCGCTGGTGGCGTCCCGGCTGGTCCACGGGTGGGCCTCGGCCAGGCCCGGTACGTGGGGCAGCGCGGCCCGGGTGCCGGTGCAGACCGCCACCGCGTGACGGGCCGTCAGCAGCCGTTCGCCGTCCACCAGGACGGACCGCTCACCGGCCAGCCGG
This genomic interval from Kitasatospora gansuensis contains the following:
- a CDS encoding flavin monoamine oxidase family protein; this translates as MHQPDEAPSRRSFLSLAGAAATSATLLQVMTGAVPATAAPVTDGLAKPAPRVGNGRTVAVLGAGPAGLAAALKFTEAGYRVTVLEAQGRVGGRTLTARPGDKISEVWADGSVRTQTCQFDKDLYLNLGAGRIPYHHQRMIDFCRRLKVPLEPYIHTTTANLLQTDKAWRGAPRPNRRIANDTRGYVAQLLAQAIPKATPGIDALTPAQRDQLTSLLIEFGALTEKEKEYVGSTRSGRAKTLTVNQLEEPVDPLLLKDLLASEFWKQNFYQDAKLDWHTTSFQPVGGMDNPWRHAAAALPAGTVRYNTPVFGIQLDGTGVNVGWTENGANKVERFDYCLSNIPLSVLRKQVTLYGFTDDFRSAVQDTPFAAACKVGWQANRRFWESERYQIFGGISWVDHEITQIWYPSNDYFSPTDKGTLTGAYNSYQKAETLGDRPHEERLGVARTGGTKLHDELAGNAIVPDALGMSIAWLKVPYQLGAWADWQPELPTHKKLYSTLIYPQGQDNFFVIGDQVSALPGWQEGALMSAEWAYEWIVNGKRAVRAPVQQVPDSRALTTGEI
- a CDS encoding pirin family protein, producing the protein MASTIDIRRADERFHTRAGWLESHHSFSFSRHWDPGNTHFGLLLVSNDDVIAPGTGFDTHPHRDMEIITWVLDGGLVHQDSEGNNGVIYPGLAQRMSAGAGILHSEKNDSWTLTGAPEHRDPVRLIQMWVIPDTAGIAPGYEQLDINDQLGQGGWITLASGMTKHANQRAIGIRQQNAALHVARLRPSETLDTVTAPFAHLFVARGELALEGSGLLHEGDAARIGAAEGQRITAGPEGAEVLLWEMNTAVDFA
- a CDS encoding dihydrolipoyl dehydrogenase family protein, which gives rise to MSPKPEQYDVVVLGGGPTGENLADRAKAAGLSTVLVESQLIGGECSYWACMPSKALLRPWLALAHARALPGTREAVTGELDAAAVLARRDEFTWHWHDDSQVEWLRSTGIDLVRGHGRLAGERSVLVDGERLLTARHAVAVCTGTRAALPHVPGLAEAHPWTSRDATSAAKVPGRLAVVGGGVVAVEMATAWQGLGSRVTLLVRGGGVLDRMEPFAGELVLAGLTAAGVDVRLDTEVTRLARHGGEVTLTLGDGGTVLADEVLYATGRVPRTEDIGLETVGLEPGSWLDVDDSCLVRAVEGGWLYAAGDVNHRALLTHQGKYQARITGAAIAARAAGTAVDTSRWGPHAASADTVGAPQVVFTEPEAASVGLSLAEAERAGLRVRAVDQEIGNVAGASLYGDDYRGRARMVVDLDRDVIVGVTFVGPAVAELLHSATVAVVGEVPIARLWHAVPAYPTISEVWLRLLESLRG